In Chaetodon trifascialis isolate fChaTrf1 chromosome 23, fChaTrf1.hap1, whole genome shotgun sequence, the following proteins share a genomic window:
- the LOC139351330 gene encoding butyrophilin-like protein 3 has protein sequence MKDSFALDFSTMGSLVVRTCLMAALGASLCGAPPVSDNFLVLVKSSVSVRRGHTVTLPCWLSPPQSAESQKVKWYRFGRDSPIALYRDKKFEYGSQEPSYAGRLSFGLKDAASGGLAAGDVSLQLANVTLEDAGLYTCYVSSDQGHDKGDVTLIVTETGSPPLLSAVWKENNMMNVSCESGGWYPEPTVLWSNQKQALTASSLKFSQDSSGLWSVHSWLLVSNSTEVSCSVGLSGEEAKEARLRLNSPPQPSKQDCGSSWAGWLAFALLLIATLAALGYLFFKKRVKKSKAEIDQAGETRKLLPKGVIEPTDLSTAKKHYVNVTLDQKGNQYLKIEGHVLRQGDGPFPDGQKVTCLTAVKGTPGFSSGQHYWEVSMRKSTDYAVVKRSWWVGVTSAAVIPQEPDFTPTASNGFWFLSSSPDTAGRFQLSTETRVLQSVSSRPWTVGVYVNYDSGELSFYNVEEKSLIGSLTATFTGEVFPFFNPGKGDRAPMEILQESSDRVNSADSTA, from the exons ATGAAGGACTCTTTCGCATTGGACTTCAGTACAATGG GGTCCCTGGTGGTGCGTACATGCCTCATGGCTGCTCTTGGTGCGTCATTGTGCGGCGCTCCACCTG tTTCAGATAACTTTTTGGTTTTGGTCAAgtcgtctgtctctgtgcgCCGCGGCCACACAGTCACATTACCGTGCTGGCTCAGCCCACCACAAAGTGCAGAGAGTCAGAAGGTGAAATGGTACCGTTTCGGTCGTGATTCCCCGATTGCACTTTACCGGGACAAGAAGTTTGAGTATGGATCTCAGGAACCTTCGTACGCAGGCCGACTCTCGTTTGGCTTAAAGGATGCAGCGTCTGGCGGGCTGGCGGCAGGTGATGTGAGCCTGCAGCTGGCAAATGTCACACTTGAGGATGCAGGACTTTACACTTGTTACGTGAGCAGTGATCAGGGTCATGACAAGGGAGATGTCACCCTCATTGTGACAG AAACGGGAAGCCCCCCgcttctgtcagctgtgtggaaagaaaataacatgatGAATGTGAGCTGTGAGTCTGGGGGCTGGTATCCAGAGCCTACTGTGCTCTGGTCCAATCAAAAGCAGGCTCTCACTGCCAGCAGCTTGAAGTTCAGCCAAGACTCTTCTGGTCTTTGGTCAGTCCACAGCTGGCTTCTTGTCTCCAACTCCACTGAGGTCTCCTGCTCAGTAGGTCTCTCTGGTGAAGAGGCAAAGGAGGCGAGACTGCGCCTCAATAGCCCTCCTCAACCAAGTAAACAGG aTTGTGGATCCTCATGGGCTGGATGGTTGGCCTTCGCCCTCCTCCTCATAGCCACATTAGCTGCTCTTGGATATCTGTTCTTCAAAAAGAGAG tgaagaaaagcaaagcagaaattGACCAGGCTGGGG AGACGCGTAAACTTTTACCAAAAG GAGTGATTGAGCCAACAGATCTATCAACAGCTAAGAAGCATTATG TAAATGTTACACTTGACCAGAAGGGAAATCAATATCTTAAAATCGAGGGTCATGTGCTGAGACAGGGCGATGGTCCTTTTCCTGATGGACAGAAGGTTACCTGTCTCACAGCTGTCAAAGGAacacctggcttctcctctggACAGCACTACTGGGAGGTTTCTATGAGAAAAAGCACTGACTATGCAGTCGTCAAACGGTCCTGGTGGGTCGGAGTTACAAGTGCAGCTGTCATTCCTCAGGAGCCAGATTTTACTCCCACTGCTTCTAATGGTTTCTGGTTCTTGTCCTCTTCTCCTGATACAGCAGGTCGGTTTCAGTTGAGCACAGAAACAAGAGTTTTACAGTCCGTCTCTTCCAGACCGTGGACAGTTGGTGTGTATGTGAATTACGACAGTGGAGAGCTTTCCTTTTATAATGTGGAAGAAAAGAGTCTCATTGGCAGTTTAACAGCTACGTTCACAGGCGAAGTGTTTCCCTTTTTCAATCCTGGTAAAGGTGACAGAGCACCTATGGAGATATTACAGGAGAGCAGTGACAGGGTGAACTCTGCAGATTCAACAGCATGA